One region of Pararhizobium qamdonense genomic DNA includes:
- a CDS encoding LysR family transcriptional regulator, with amino-acid sequence MSALRLDSFDVFAAIVRCGGFRAAALERGVSSSALSQTINALEETLGIRLLNRTTRSVFPTEAGQRLLDRLNPALTDIRLAIAEVDELRDTPSGTLRINAPAPAVDHLLCRLVFEFMETYREVKVEIISDAAVIDIVEQGFDAGVRFGKQLAQDMIAVPLGPSLRYAIVGSPDYIERRGRPETPHDLVNHDCVRRRFPGGTLVTWRFTNASEELDVTPDGRLTLSSAHNELQAALAGKGIAHVLDDYAKPYVQSGHLVELLIDWSPSLPSWFLYYPNRRLPSAAMRAFLDYIRGYKWDTST; translated from the coding sequence ATCAGTGCGTTACGTCTCGATAGTTTTGATGTTTTTGCCGCTATTGTCCGCTGCGGTGGTTTCCGCGCGGCGGCGCTTGAACGTGGCGTGTCTTCTTCGGCATTGAGTCAAACAATCAACGCGCTGGAAGAGACGCTTGGTATTCGGCTGCTCAATCGGACCACCAGAAGTGTCTTTCCAACGGAGGCCGGGCAACGTCTGCTGGACCGCCTTAATCCAGCCTTGACGGACATCAGGCTTGCCATTGCCGAGGTCGATGAGTTGAGAGATACGCCTTCGGGAACCTTGCGGATCAACGCGCCTGCCCCTGCCGTTGATCATCTTCTGTGCCGCCTCGTCTTCGAGTTCATGGAAACATATCGCGAGGTAAAAGTAGAAATCATCAGTGACGCCGCAGTGATCGACATCGTCGAACAGGGATTCGATGCGGGCGTGAGGTTCGGCAAGCAGTTGGCCCAGGACATGATTGCAGTCCCGTTAGGGCCATCGCTCAGATATGCGATCGTTGGCTCTCCGGACTACATCGAACGGCGAGGTCGGCCCGAAACGCCGCACGATCTCGTCAATCATGACTGCGTAAGGCGACGGTTCCCTGGCGGCACGCTGGTGACATGGCGGTTCACCAATGCAAGCGAAGAGCTCGATGTCACGCCGGACGGACGGCTGACACTCAGTTCGGCGCATAATGAGCTTCAGGCAGCATTGGCCGGCAAAGGCATCGCGCACGTTCTGGACGACTACGCGAAACCTTATGTTCAAAGCGGTCATTTGGTAGAACTCCTCATCGACTGGAGCCCTTCCTTGCCAAGCTGGTTTTTGTATTACCCCAACCGCCGTCTTCCGAGTGCGGCCATGCGCGCATTTCTGGACTATATAAGAGGCTACAAATGGGACACCAGCACATAA
- a CDS encoding MBL fold metallo-hydrolase gives MNAFTIKRRAVMLSAVAGASSMLLPGVSGSGIAQAQAKSSLSGNAGYYRFRIGEISATVLSDGMIGGPPRVYASDAPEAELQEVLRRAFLPTDHLALNLNTLLIETGGRRILIEAGAGGTMGPNGGRLFENLAAIGLSAADIDAIVISHTHPDHVGNLRAADGGRAFPRATVFLPKADWDFFVRTDPDLSYLPVPEEFRLRFAAAIKSSLQPVKSDVELYEAGAEILPGLTTIVASGHTPGMATFLVHSGNDQLMLTGDLAYHPVVNVDRSWLPGPDRDKETALASRRRIFDRAAADQIPVLGFHYPFPGLGRMLKTDGGYAWVPANWQF, from the coding sequence ATGAACGCGTTCACCATCAAGAGACGGGCTGTGATGCTCTCTGCCGTCGCCGGCGCCTCGAGCATGCTCTTGCCAGGCGTAAGCGGCAGCGGCATTGCACAAGCACAGGCAAAATCCTCTCTTAGCGGCAATGCCGGTTACTATCGCTTCCGCATTGGCGAAATAAGCGCAACGGTTTTGAGCGACGGTATGATTGGCGGTCCGCCACGGGTCTATGCAAGCGACGCTCCAGAGGCAGAGCTACAGGAGGTTCTGCGGCGCGCATTTCTTCCAACCGACCACCTGGCGCTCAACTTGAACACCCTTCTGATCGAAACGGGCGGCCGGCGCATCCTGATCGAAGCCGGGGCCGGTGGCACGATGGGTCCAAATGGTGGCCGACTTTTTGAGAATCTGGCTGCGATCGGGCTCAGTGCAGCTGATATCGACGCAATCGTCATTTCGCACACTCATCCAGACCACGTTGGTAATCTCAGGGCTGCAGACGGTGGCAGGGCTTTTCCCCGCGCCACCGTTTTCCTGCCAAAGGCGGATTGGGATTTCTTCGTCCGCACGGACCCTGATCTATCTTACCTGCCGGTCCCGGAAGAATTCCGCCTGCGCTTTGCTGCAGCCATCAAGAGCAGCCTGCAGCCGGTTAAAAGCGACGTTGAACTGTATGAGGCCGGGGCCGAAATCCTACCAGGACTGACGACAATTGTTGCCTCAGGGCACACGCCCGGAATGGCGACGTTCCTCGTGCATTCGGGAAATGATCAGTTGATGCTGACCGGCGACCTTGCCTACCACCCGGTTGTCAACGTGGACAGGTCCTGGCTTCCGGGGCCCGACCGCGACAAGGAGACCGCACTTGCCTCTCGCCGGCGCATTTTCGACAGGGCGGCCGCCGATCAGATTCCGGTGCTCGGTTTCCACTATCCGTTTCCCGGCCTTGGCCGAATGCTCAAGACCGATGGCGGTTACGCCTGGGTGCCTGCCAACTGGCAGTTTTGA